In Enoplosus armatus isolate fEnoArm2 chromosome 2, fEnoArm2.hap1, whole genome shotgun sequence, one DNA window encodes the following:
- the clta gene encoding clathrin light chain A produces the protein MDDFDMLNAPAAGNGIGSEEDPAAAFLAQQESEIAGIENDEGFSILDGGEVPSSLGDSNDGAVNGELHGESNGPSDAYAAISNADRLQAEPESLRKWREEQKERLELLDDNSRKQESEWKEKAKVELEEWHARQNEQLEKTKTNNRAAEEAMISDLDENNPGTEWERVARLCDFNPKSSKQAKDVSRMRSVLISLKQSPLVR, from the exons ATGGACGATTTTGACATGCTCAACGCGCCCGCTGCTGGAAACGGTATCGGCTCGGAAGAGGACCCCGCCGCCGCGTTCTTGGCCCAGCAGGAGAGCGAAATCGCAGGGATTGAAAACGACGAAGGCTTCAGCATCCTGGACGGTGGAGAGGTCCCCTCGTCGCTGGGAGACTCCAACG ATGGTGCTGTCAACGGAGAGCTTCATGGG GAAAGCAACGGCCCGTCAGATGCCTATGCAGCAATTTCCAACGCAGACCGGCTGCAGGCCGAACCTGAAAGCCTACGCAAGTGGAGAGAGGAGCAAAAAGAGAGGCTGGAGTTGCTAG ATGATAACTCTCGCAAGCAGGAGTCAGAGTGGAAGGAGAAAGCCAAGGTGGAGCTGGAAGAGTGGCACGCCAGGCAGAACGAGCAGTTGGAGAAAACCAAAACCAATAACAG GGCGGCTGAGGAGGCCATGATTTCAGATCTGGATGAGAACAACCCTGGCACGGAGTGGGAGCGGGTGGCTCGTCTCTGCGACTTCAACCCCAAGTCCAGCAAGCAGGCCAAAGACGTGTCTCGCATGCGCTCCGTCCTCATCTCCCTGAAGCAGTCCCCGCTAGTCCGCTAG